A window of the Zeugodacus cucurbitae isolate PBARC_wt_2022May chromosome 4, idZeuCucr1.2, whole genome shotgun sequence genome harbors these coding sequences:
- the LOC105216912 gene encoding disco-interacting protein 2 isoform X1, whose protein sequence is MSANLLENFAALPADVREKLAELDLELSEGDITQKGYEKKRAKLLQPFLIPTNEGNEVLKDADKCDKPMPPYYNIKTPQPQNPKTVKDGALVSSEGYSYVTEVPSLPSSHQRHSNASKKSESSHHSMGSSGGGGGGSGSGHIERSESGHQHSRQRRTQRKITHNEKRYHSEVRQEAVQQALAALKTRPKPSLPMPSKRSSVLNRSPDRNNDDIDSSTDEESIPEETISPDKEYNYPRDHVSNIMEPIIKPPIRDSSMGGAQNKHKYPERRPPQNLPPLPTSDTSSTESPPTAYMKENTDFTNSKEKHKPYAAPDITQFNNTRHAADRVTRYVNVSQTDLGESDTNGRWKVSAKIQQLLNTLKRPKRRPLPEFYEDNDIELEIAANPKDPNAPKPEGSIMTAVQGEQLAVAAGLPRSLEAALQRYGANSFKSPMATVLDPNGKITTTLTYGKLLSRAQKIAYALSTKIFSKGPEQITLKPGDRVALVYPNNDPLSFITAWYGCMFRGLVPLPIELPLSSSDTPPQQVGFLLSSCGITVALTSEACLKGLPKSATGEIAKLKGWPRLQWFVTEHLPKPPKDFNVGNIRIEDSATAYIEYTTDKEGSVMGVTVTRLAMMNHCRALTMACHYTEGETIVCVLDFKREVGLWHAVLTSVLNGMHVLFIPYALMKLRPSSWMQLITKHRASCCLVKSRDLHWGLLATKDHKDISLSSLRMLLVADGANPWSLSSCDQFLNVFQSKGLRSDAICPCASSSEVFTVSLRRPGRSSTGFSQSATGRGVLSMAALSHGVVRVDSEDSLTSLTLQDCGQVMPAAQMVVVRSEGLPVLCKTDQVGEICVTSGSTGIAYYGLDGLTNTTFKVQPLLEDPDTTKDESTFKPISDEYYVRSGLLGFLGPGGLVFVCGSRDGLMTVTGRKHNADDIIATVLAVEPMRFIYRGRIAVFSIKVLRDERVCVIAEQRPDCSEEESFQWMSRVLQAVDSIHQVGIYCLALVPPNHLPKTPLGGIHLCEARRRFLEGSLHPANVLMCPHTCVTNLPKPREIHQGVQTATAKISSSGCGITDTSVGPASVMVGNLVQGNRLAIAQGRDIGLSEENERKHQLITGVLRWRANTSPDHIIFTLLNSKGAIAKTLTCSELHKRAEKIAALLQERGRIEPGDHVALIFPPGLDLLCAFYGCLYLAAIPITIRPPHPQNLITTLPTVRMIVDVSKSVIVLSIQPIIKLLKSREASASIDPKTWPPILDIDDNPKRKLMSIANAPLDSTAYLDFSVSTCGRLSGVNITHRSLSSLCASLKLACELYPSRHVALCLDPYCGLGFAMWTLIGVYSGHHSILIAPYEVETNPSLWLSTLSHYRVRDTFCSYGVIELCTKALSNSIPMLKQRNVDLRCVRTCVVVAEERPRVQLTQQFCKLFQALGLNTRCVSTSFGCRVNPAICVQGASSAESAQVYVDLRALRNNRVALVERGAPNSLCLIESGKLLPGVKVIIANPETKGHCGDSHLGEIWVQSPHNANGYFTIYGDETDYNDHFNAKLVTGATTEVYARTGYLGFLRRTECSQAVSILDETTPSVASRDSDNESLNSMSQLHLNFSAMSTGPQAPSISGDPSTISNVNDQELHDAVYVVGALDEVITLRGMNYHPIDIENSVLRCHKKIAECAVFTWTNLLVVVVELDGNESEALDLVPLVTNTVLEEHQLIVGVVVVVDPGVVPINSRGEKQRMHLRDGFLADQLDPIYVAYNM, encoded by the exons ATGTCTGCGAATTTGTTGGAAAATTTCGCAGCGCTTCCTGCTGATGTACGAGAAAAGTTAGCTGAGTTAGATTTGGAGTTATCTGAAG GCGACATAACACAAAAGGGATATGAAAAGAAGCGAGCAAAATTGCTTCAACCGTTTTTAATACCGACAAATGAAG GAAATGAGGTGCTGAAAGATGCGGATAAGTGTGACAAACCCATGCCTCCttactataatattaaaacGCCGCAACCGCAAAATCCAAAGACTGTGAAAGACGGAGCCTTAGTATCGAGTGAGGGATACAGTTATGTAACTGAAGTTCCATCGCTACCATCATCTCATCAAAGACATTCCAATGCATCTAAAAAGTCAGAAAGTAGCCACCATTCGATGGGCAGTAGTGGTGGAGGTGGTGGTGGCAGTGGTAGTGGCCACATAGAGAGATCTGAGTCAGGCCATCAACATAGTAGACAACGACGTACACAGCGAAAGATTACACACAATGAGAAACGTTATCATTCCG AAGTGCGACAAGAGGCTGTGCAACAAGCGCTTGCTGCACTGAAAACTCGCCCGAAGCCTAGTTTGCCAATGCCATCGAAGAGAAGTTCTGTGCTCAATCGAAGTCCGGACCGCAATAATGATGATATTG attCATCAACTGATGAAGAATCCATTCCTGAGGAAACAATTTCTCCCGACAAGGAGTACAATTATCCACGTGATCACGTTAGCAATATTATGGAGCCAATTATTAAACCACCCATACGAGACTCATCAATGGGCGGTGCACAAAATAAGCATAAGTACCCTGAACGGCGACCACCGCAGAATTTACCACCACTG CCAACTTCAGACACTTCCAGCACGGAGTCGCCACCAACTGCTTATATGAAAGAAAATACTGATTTCACTAATAGCAAAGAGAAGCACAAGCcat ATGCCGCACCGGATATTACACAATTCAATAATACACGCCATGCCGCAGATCGTGTGACGCGCTATGTGAATGTCTCGCAGACCGATCTTGGCGAATCGGATACGAACGGCCGTTGGAAGGTATCAGCCAAAATTCAGCAACTGCTCAATACACTGAAACGTCCCAAGCGACGCCCATTGCCCGAATTTTACGAAGATAACGATATCGAACTCGAAATCGCCGCCAATCCCAAAGATCCAAACGCACCGAAGCCCGAAGGTAGTATTATGACTGCTGTGCAAGGTGAACAATTGGCCGTCGCAGCGGGCTTGCCACGCTCGCTGGAGGCGGCACTGCAACGTTATGGCGCCAATTCATTTAAATCGCCAATGGCGACAGTACTAGATCCAAATGGTAAGATCACCACGACATTAACATATGGCAAACTGTTGTCACGCGCACAAAAAATCGCTTATGCATTATCAACGAAAATCTTCAGTAAGGGCCCCGAACAGATTACACTGAAGCCCGGCGATCGTGTGGCTTTGGTTTACCCCAACAACGATCCATTgag TTTCATTACCGCTTGGTATGGCTGCATGTTTCGTGGTCTTGTACCATTGCCAATCGAGTTGCCGCTCTCCAGCTCTGATACACCGCCACAACAAGTCGGCTTTCTGCTTAGTTCATGCGGCATCACGGTGGCGTTGACTTCTGAGGCCTGCTTGAAGGGTTTACCAAAATCCGCCACGGGTGAGATAGCCAAGTTGAAAGGCTGGCCACGGCTACAGTGGTTTGTAACAGAACATCTGCCAAAACCACCAAAAGACTTCAATGTTGGCAACATACGTATTGAGGACTCGGCCACAGCCTACATTGAGTATACAACCGATAAGGAGGGCAGTGTGATGG GTGTCACCGTTACTCGTTTGGCCATGATGAATCATTGTCGTGCGCTCACCATGGCTTGCCACTACACCGAAGGTGAAACCATAGTTTGTGTGTTGGATTTTAAGCGTGAAGTTGGCTTGTGGCACGCTGTACTCACCTCAGTGTTGAATGGCATGCATGTGCTATTCATACCTTATGCTTTGATGAAATTGCGTCCCTCATCATGGATGCAACTGATCACCAAACATCGTGCTTCCTGTTGTCTGGTGAAGAGTCGTGACTTGCATTGGGGTCTATTGGCTACGAAAGATCACAAAGACATCTCTTTGTCATCGCTGCGTATGCTACTTGTTGCCGATGGCGCTAATCCATGGTCGCTTTCATCGTGTGATCAATTCTTAAATGTTTTCCAATCGAAGGGATTGCGTTCGGATGCGATCTGTCCATGTGCCAGTAGTTCTGAAGTGTTTACAGTGTCGCTGCGTCGACCTGGACGCTCTTCCACCGGTTTTAGTCAATCAGCAACTGGGCGTGGTGTCTTATCGATGGCAGCTTTATCACATGGTGTGGTGCGTGTAGATAGTGAAGACTCGCTCACATCACTGACACTCCAGGATTGCGGACAAGTGATGCCCGCTGCACAAATGGTGGTTGTGCGTTCGGAGGGCCTACCAGTGCTGTGTAAAACGGATCAAGTTGGTGAAATTTGTGTGACCAGCGGTTCAACGGGTATCGCCTATTACGGTTTAGACGGTCTCACCAATACGACATTCAAAGTTCAACCACTACTCGAAGATCCAGACACCACAAAAGATGAATCTACATTTAAACCGATCAGTGATGAGTATTATGTGCGTTCGGGTCTGCTCGGTTTTCTCGGACCGGGCGGTTTGGTGTTCGTGTGCGGTTCACGCGACGGTTTAATGACTGTAACGGGCAGGAAGCATAATGCGGACGATATTATCGCAACAGTATTAGCTGTGGAACCTATGCGTTTCATATATCGCGGTCGCATTGCCGTCTTCAGTATTAAAGTATTGCGCGATGAACGTGTTTGTGTTATAGCCGAGCAGCGTCCAGATTGTTCCGAAGAGGAGAGTTTCCAATGGATGTCACGCGTGTTACAAGCTGTCGATTCCATACATCAAGTGGGCATATACTGCTTAGCGCTCGTGCCACCAAATCATTTACCGAAAACTCCCTTGGGCGGCATACATTTGTGCGAGGCGCGTCGTCGCTTCCTAGAGGGTTCACTGCACCCGGCTAATGTGCTAATGTGTCCACACACATGCGTAACTAATCTACCAAAACCGCGTGAAATACATCAAG GTGTGCAAACTGCAACTGCAAAAATAAGCTCATCTGGATGTGGTATTACAGACACGTCTGTTGGACCCGCCTCAGTGATGGTTGGGAATTTAGTGCAGGGCAACCGTTTAGCCATCGCGCAAGGACGGGACATCGGCCTGTCCGAGGAGAATGAACGTAAG CATCAATTAATAACTGGCGTGTTGCGTTGGCGTGCTAATACCTCACCGGATCATATCATTTTTACGTTATTGAATTCGAAAG GTGCTATCGCAAAGACTTTGACATGCTCCGAATTGCACAAACGAGCTGAGAAAATAGCAGCTCTTTTGCAGGAACGAGGGCGTATTGAACCCGGCGATCATGTTG CTCTAATATTTCCACCCGGCTTGGATTTATTGTGCGCATTCTATGGTTGTCTCTATTTGGCTGCTATACCAATTACTATAAGACCACCACATCCACAGAATCTTATAACGACCCTACCAACTGTACGCATGATTGTTGATGTCTCCAAGAGTGTTATTGTGCTGTCTATACAACCGATTATAAAATTGCTAAAATCACGTGAAGCATCTGCCTCCATTGATCCGAAGACTTGGCCACCAATATTGGATATTGATGACAATCCAAAACGGAAATTAATGTCAATTGCGAATGCACCGTTAGACTCGACGGCATACTTGGACTTTAGTGTATCCACTTGTGGACGCTTAAGTGGTGTTAACATTACACATCG TTCTCTCTCTAGTCTCTGCGCAAGCTTGAAATTAGCCTGCGAATTATATCCTTCTCGTCACGTTGCACTCTGCCTAGATCCCTATTGTGGTCTAGGCTTCGCTATGTGGACCTTAATTGGTGTGTATAGCGGTCATCATTCGATACTCATTGCACCCTACGAGGTCGAAACGAATCCCAGTCTATGGCTATCAACACTCTCGCATTATCGTGTGCGCGACACCTTCTGTTCGTACGGCGTCATCGAGCTGTGCACCAAAGCGCTCAGCAATTCGATACCGATGCTCAAGCAACGTAACGTCGACTTGCGTTGCGTGCGCACATGCGTCGTGGTGGCTGAAGAGCGTCCGCGCGTACAATTGACACAACAATTTTGTAAACTCTTCCAAGCGCTCGGCTTGAATACACGCTGTGTTTCCACCTCGTTCGGTTGTCGTGTCAATCCAGCCATTTGCGTACAAGGCGCTAGCTCGGCGGAGAGCGCACAGGTCTATGTGGATTTGCGTGCGTTGCGCAATAACCGCGTGGCGCTGGTGGAGCGCGGTGCACCGAATTCGTTGTGTCTGATCGAATCGGGCAAACTGTTGCCCGGTGTCAAGGTGATTATTGCCAATCCGGAGACGAAGGGACACTGTGGCGATTCGCATTTGGGTGAAATTTGG gTGCAATCACCACACAACGCCAATGGCTACTTCACTATTTATGGCGATGAAACGGATTACAATGATCACTTCAATGCGAAACTAGTGACCGGCGCAACAACCGAAGTCTACGCACGTACTGGCTATTTGGGCTTCTTGCGACGCACCGAATGCTCGCAAGCCGTTTCGATTTTAGACGAAACCACGCCCAGTGTGGCCAGTCGTGACAGTGACAATGAATCGCTCAATTCAATGAGTCAGTTACACTTGAATTTCTCGGCGATGTCGACGGGACCGCAAGCGCCCAGCATTAGCGGTGATCCGAGCACCATAAGCAATGTCAACGATCAGGAACTACACGACGCAGTTTATGTGGTGGGCGCTCTGGATGAAGTGATTACATTGCGTGGCATGAATTATCATCCCATTGATATAGAGAATTCGGTGTTGAGGTGTCATAAGAAAATCGCTGAGTG TGCCGTTTTCACCTGGACCAAtttattggttgttgttgttgagctgGATGGCAATGAATCCGAAGCATTAGACTTGGTACCATTAGTAACTAATACAGTCTTAGAAGAGCACCAACTGATTGTTGGCGTTGTCGTAGTAGTCGATCCAG GCGTTGTGCCCATCAATAGTCGTGGCGAGAAACAACGAATGCATTTACGTGATGGCTTTTTGGCTGATCAACTTGATCCCATTTATGTTGCATACAATATGTAA
- the LOC105216912 gene encoding disco-interacting protein 2 isoform X2: MSANLLENFAALPADVREKLAELDLELSEGDITQKGYEKKRAKLLQPFLIPTNEGNEVLKDADKCDKPMPPYYNIKTPQPQNPKTVKDGALVSSEGYSYVTEVPSLPSSHQRHSNASKKSESSHHSMGSSGGGGGGSGSGHIERSESGHQHSRQRRTQRKITHNEKRYHSEVRQEAVQQALAALKTRPKPSLPMPSKRSSVLNRSPDRNNDDIDSSTDEESIPEETISPDKEYNYPRDHVSNIMEPIIKPPIRDSSMGGAQNKHKYPERRPPQNLPPLPTSDTSSTESPPTAYMKENTDFTNSKEKHKPYAAPDITQFNNTRHAADRVTRYVNVSQTDLGESDTNGRWKVSAKIQQLLNTLKRPKRRPLPEFYEDNDIELEIAANPKDPNAPKPEGSIMTAVQGEQLAVAAGLPRSLEAALQRYGANSFKSPMATVLDPNGKITTTLTYGKLLSRAQKIAYALSTKIFSKGPEQITLKPGDRVALVYPNNDPLSFITAWYGCMFRGLVPLPIELPLSSSDTPPQQVGFLLSSCGITVALTSEACLKGLPKSATGEIAKLKGWPRLQWFVTEHLPKPPKDFNVGNIRIEDSATAYIEYTTDKEGSVMGVTVTRLAMMNHCRALTMACHYTEGETIVCVLDFKREVGLWHAVLTSVLNGMHVLFIPYALMKLRPSSWMQLITKHRASCCLVKSRDLHWGLLATKDHKDISLSSLRMLLVADGANPWSLSSCDQFLNVFQSKGLRSDAICPCASSSEVFTVSLRRPGRSSTGFSQSATGRGVLSMAALSHGVVRVDSEDSLTSLTLQDCGQVMPAAQMVVVRSEGLPVLCKTDQVGEICVTSGSTGIAYYGLDGLTNTTFKVQPLLEDPDTTKDESTFKPISDEYYVRSGLLGFLGPGGLVFVCGSRDGLMTVTGRKHNADDIIATVLAVEPMRFIYRGRIAVFSIKVLRDERVCVIAEQRPDCSEEESFQWMSRVLQAVDSIHQVGIYCLALVPPNHLPKTPLGGIHLCEARRRFLEGSLHPANVLMCPHTCVTNLPKPREIHQDTSVGPASVMVGNLVQGNRLAIAQGRDIGLSEENERKHQLITGVLRWRANTSPDHIIFTLLNSKGAIAKTLTCSELHKRAEKIAALLQERGRIEPGDHVALIFPPGLDLLCAFYGCLYLAAIPITIRPPHPQNLITTLPTVRMIVDVSKSVIVLSIQPIIKLLKSREASASIDPKTWPPILDIDDNPKRKLMSIANAPLDSTAYLDFSVSTCGRLSGVNITHRSLSSLCASLKLACELYPSRHVALCLDPYCGLGFAMWTLIGVYSGHHSILIAPYEVETNPSLWLSTLSHYRVRDTFCSYGVIELCTKALSNSIPMLKQRNVDLRCVRTCVVVAEERPRVQLTQQFCKLFQALGLNTRCVSTSFGCRVNPAICVQGASSAESAQVYVDLRALRNNRVALVERGAPNSLCLIESGKLLPGVKVIIANPETKGHCGDSHLGEIWVQSPHNANGYFTIYGDETDYNDHFNAKLVTGATTEVYARTGYLGFLRRTECSQAVSILDETTPSVASRDSDNESLNSMSQLHLNFSAMSTGPQAPSISGDPSTISNVNDQELHDAVYVVGALDEVITLRGMNYHPIDIENSVLRCHKKIAECAVFTWTNLLVVVVELDGNESEALDLVPLVTNTVLEEHQLIVGVVVVVDPGVVPINSRGEKQRMHLRDGFLADQLDPIYVAYNM; this comes from the exons ATGTCTGCGAATTTGTTGGAAAATTTCGCAGCGCTTCCTGCTGATGTACGAGAAAAGTTAGCTGAGTTAGATTTGGAGTTATCTGAAG GCGACATAACACAAAAGGGATATGAAAAGAAGCGAGCAAAATTGCTTCAACCGTTTTTAATACCGACAAATGAAG GAAATGAGGTGCTGAAAGATGCGGATAAGTGTGACAAACCCATGCCTCCttactataatattaaaacGCCGCAACCGCAAAATCCAAAGACTGTGAAAGACGGAGCCTTAGTATCGAGTGAGGGATACAGTTATGTAACTGAAGTTCCATCGCTACCATCATCTCATCAAAGACATTCCAATGCATCTAAAAAGTCAGAAAGTAGCCACCATTCGATGGGCAGTAGTGGTGGAGGTGGTGGTGGCAGTGGTAGTGGCCACATAGAGAGATCTGAGTCAGGCCATCAACATAGTAGACAACGACGTACACAGCGAAAGATTACACACAATGAGAAACGTTATCATTCCG AAGTGCGACAAGAGGCTGTGCAACAAGCGCTTGCTGCACTGAAAACTCGCCCGAAGCCTAGTTTGCCAATGCCATCGAAGAGAAGTTCTGTGCTCAATCGAAGTCCGGACCGCAATAATGATGATATTG attCATCAACTGATGAAGAATCCATTCCTGAGGAAACAATTTCTCCCGACAAGGAGTACAATTATCCACGTGATCACGTTAGCAATATTATGGAGCCAATTATTAAACCACCCATACGAGACTCATCAATGGGCGGTGCACAAAATAAGCATAAGTACCCTGAACGGCGACCACCGCAGAATTTACCACCACTG CCAACTTCAGACACTTCCAGCACGGAGTCGCCACCAACTGCTTATATGAAAGAAAATACTGATTTCACTAATAGCAAAGAGAAGCACAAGCcat ATGCCGCACCGGATATTACACAATTCAATAATACACGCCATGCCGCAGATCGTGTGACGCGCTATGTGAATGTCTCGCAGACCGATCTTGGCGAATCGGATACGAACGGCCGTTGGAAGGTATCAGCCAAAATTCAGCAACTGCTCAATACACTGAAACGTCCCAAGCGACGCCCATTGCCCGAATTTTACGAAGATAACGATATCGAACTCGAAATCGCCGCCAATCCCAAAGATCCAAACGCACCGAAGCCCGAAGGTAGTATTATGACTGCTGTGCAAGGTGAACAATTGGCCGTCGCAGCGGGCTTGCCACGCTCGCTGGAGGCGGCACTGCAACGTTATGGCGCCAATTCATTTAAATCGCCAATGGCGACAGTACTAGATCCAAATGGTAAGATCACCACGACATTAACATATGGCAAACTGTTGTCACGCGCACAAAAAATCGCTTATGCATTATCAACGAAAATCTTCAGTAAGGGCCCCGAACAGATTACACTGAAGCCCGGCGATCGTGTGGCTTTGGTTTACCCCAACAACGATCCATTgag TTTCATTACCGCTTGGTATGGCTGCATGTTTCGTGGTCTTGTACCATTGCCAATCGAGTTGCCGCTCTCCAGCTCTGATACACCGCCACAACAAGTCGGCTTTCTGCTTAGTTCATGCGGCATCACGGTGGCGTTGACTTCTGAGGCCTGCTTGAAGGGTTTACCAAAATCCGCCACGGGTGAGATAGCCAAGTTGAAAGGCTGGCCACGGCTACAGTGGTTTGTAACAGAACATCTGCCAAAACCACCAAAAGACTTCAATGTTGGCAACATACGTATTGAGGACTCGGCCACAGCCTACATTGAGTATACAACCGATAAGGAGGGCAGTGTGATGG GTGTCACCGTTACTCGTTTGGCCATGATGAATCATTGTCGTGCGCTCACCATGGCTTGCCACTACACCGAAGGTGAAACCATAGTTTGTGTGTTGGATTTTAAGCGTGAAGTTGGCTTGTGGCACGCTGTACTCACCTCAGTGTTGAATGGCATGCATGTGCTATTCATACCTTATGCTTTGATGAAATTGCGTCCCTCATCATGGATGCAACTGATCACCAAACATCGTGCTTCCTGTTGTCTGGTGAAGAGTCGTGACTTGCATTGGGGTCTATTGGCTACGAAAGATCACAAAGACATCTCTTTGTCATCGCTGCGTATGCTACTTGTTGCCGATGGCGCTAATCCATGGTCGCTTTCATCGTGTGATCAATTCTTAAATGTTTTCCAATCGAAGGGATTGCGTTCGGATGCGATCTGTCCATGTGCCAGTAGTTCTGAAGTGTTTACAGTGTCGCTGCGTCGACCTGGACGCTCTTCCACCGGTTTTAGTCAATCAGCAACTGGGCGTGGTGTCTTATCGATGGCAGCTTTATCACATGGTGTGGTGCGTGTAGATAGTGAAGACTCGCTCACATCACTGACACTCCAGGATTGCGGACAAGTGATGCCCGCTGCACAAATGGTGGTTGTGCGTTCGGAGGGCCTACCAGTGCTGTGTAAAACGGATCAAGTTGGTGAAATTTGTGTGACCAGCGGTTCAACGGGTATCGCCTATTACGGTTTAGACGGTCTCACCAATACGACATTCAAAGTTCAACCACTACTCGAAGATCCAGACACCACAAAAGATGAATCTACATTTAAACCGATCAGTGATGAGTATTATGTGCGTTCGGGTCTGCTCGGTTTTCTCGGACCGGGCGGTTTGGTGTTCGTGTGCGGTTCACGCGACGGTTTAATGACTGTAACGGGCAGGAAGCATAATGCGGACGATATTATCGCAACAGTATTAGCTGTGGAACCTATGCGTTTCATATATCGCGGTCGCATTGCCGTCTTCAGTATTAAAGTATTGCGCGATGAACGTGTTTGTGTTATAGCCGAGCAGCGTCCAGATTGTTCCGAAGAGGAGAGTTTCCAATGGATGTCACGCGTGTTACAAGCTGTCGATTCCATACATCAAGTGGGCATATACTGCTTAGCGCTCGTGCCACCAAATCATTTACCGAAAACTCCCTTGGGCGGCATACATTTGTGCGAGGCGCGTCGTCGCTTCCTAGAGGGTTCACTGCACCCGGCTAATGTGCTAATGTGTCCACACACATGCGTAACTAATCTACCAAAACCGCGTGAAATACATCAAG ACACGTCTGTTGGACCCGCCTCAGTGATGGTTGGGAATTTAGTGCAGGGCAACCGTTTAGCCATCGCGCAAGGACGGGACATCGGCCTGTCCGAGGAGAATGAACGTAAG CATCAATTAATAACTGGCGTGTTGCGTTGGCGTGCTAATACCTCACCGGATCATATCATTTTTACGTTATTGAATTCGAAAG GTGCTATCGCAAAGACTTTGACATGCTCCGAATTGCACAAACGAGCTGAGAAAATAGCAGCTCTTTTGCAGGAACGAGGGCGTATTGAACCCGGCGATCATGTTG CTCTAATATTTCCACCCGGCTTGGATTTATTGTGCGCATTCTATGGTTGTCTCTATTTGGCTGCTATACCAATTACTATAAGACCACCACATCCACAGAATCTTATAACGACCCTACCAACTGTACGCATGATTGTTGATGTCTCCAAGAGTGTTATTGTGCTGTCTATACAACCGATTATAAAATTGCTAAAATCACGTGAAGCATCTGCCTCCATTGATCCGAAGACTTGGCCACCAATATTGGATATTGATGACAATCCAAAACGGAAATTAATGTCAATTGCGAATGCACCGTTAGACTCGACGGCATACTTGGACTTTAGTGTATCCACTTGTGGACGCTTAAGTGGTGTTAACATTACACATCG TTCTCTCTCTAGTCTCTGCGCAAGCTTGAAATTAGCCTGCGAATTATATCCTTCTCGTCACGTTGCACTCTGCCTAGATCCCTATTGTGGTCTAGGCTTCGCTATGTGGACCTTAATTGGTGTGTATAGCGGTCATCATTCGATACTCATTGCACCCTACGAGGTCGAAACGAATCCCAGTCTATGGCTATCAACACTCTCGCATTATCGTGTGCGCGACACCTTCTGTTCGTACGGCGTCATCGAGCTGTGCACCAAAGCGCTCAGCAATTCGATACCGATGCTCAAGCAACGTAACGTCGACTTGCGTTGCGTGCGCACATGCGTCGTGGTGGCTGAAGAGCGTCCGCGCGTACAATTGACACAACAATTTTGTAAACTCTTCCAAGCGCTCGGCTTGAATACACGCTGTGTTTCCACCTCGTTCGGTTGTCGTGTCAATCCAGCCATTTGCGTACAAGGCGCTAGCTCGGCGGAGAGCGCACAGGTCTATGTGGATTTGCGTGCGTTGCGCAATAACCGCGTGGCGCTGGTGGAGCGCGGTGCACCGAATTCGTTGTGTCTGATCGAATCGGGCAAACTGTTGCCCGGTGTCAAGGTGATTATTGCCAATCCGGAGACGAAGGGACACTGTGGCGATTCGCATTTGGGTGAAATTTGG gTGCAATCACCACACAACGCCAATGGCTACTTCACTATTTATGGCGATGAAACGGATTACAATGATCACTTCAATGCGAAACTAGTGACCGGCGCAACAACCGAAGTCTACGCACGTACTGGCTATTTGGGCTTCTTGCGACGCACCGAATGCTCGCAAGCCGTTTCGATTTTAGACGAAACCACGCCCAGTGTGGCCAGTCGTGACAGTGACAATGAATCGCTCAATTCAATGAGTCAGTTACACTTGAATTTCTCGGCGATGTCGACGGGACCGCAAGCGCCCAGCATTAGCGGTGATCCGAGCACCATAAGCAATGTCAACGATCAGGAACTACACGACGCAGTTTATGTGGTGGGCGCTCTGGATGAAGTGATTACATTGCGTGGCATGAATTATCATCCCATTGATATAGAGAATTCGGTGTTGAGGTGTCATAAGAAAATCGCTGAGTG TGCCGTTTTCACCTGGACCAAtttattggttgttgttgttgagctgGATGGCAATGAATCCGAAGCATTAGACTTGGTACCATTAGTAACTAATACAGTCTTAGAAGAGCACCAACTGATTGTTGGCGTTGTCGTAGTAGTCGATCCAG GCGTTGTGCCCATCAATAGTCGTGGCGAGAAACAACGAATGCATTTACGTGATGGCTTTTTGGCTGATCAACTTGATCCCATTTATGTTGCATACAATATGTAA